One stretch of Vicia villosa cultivar HV-30 ecotype Madison, WI unplaced genomic scaffold, Vvil1.0 ctg.001170F_1_1_3, whole genome shotgun sequence DNA includes these proteins:
- the LOC131633740 gene encoding PKS-NRPS hybrid synthetase cheA-like, translating into MKLSQVSDDEKGSKMKGSSCFFTIGLVAAWYSSNIGVLLLNKYLLNNYGFNAFDVHQFTNGNRKKATWMHVGVSSVDPPLMKCDVTQTCVDTTDVFVTGQKFATREEAISWIKEVGIRNKVTVIITRSDTKTSKRGRSDKLVFGCDRRGKYKKTDSETQSASKRCGCPFKIRSTPSKDGSGWKIDVKCGVHNHGLPDRFEGHAFVSRLNTDDKQHIVDLTKRHVPPRHILLSLQERDPENVTRITQIYKHKSKIQKDIRGPRTEMQQLLKLVEESGYVYWSRKKDESEVVRDIFWAHPESVKLLNMFPIVLIMDCTYKTNKYRQPLFEIVGMTSTKLTFDVAFAYMDSEQTETFCWVLDKLKQLFIKQDDCPQVILTDRDLALMKAIETVFPKTTNLLCRFHINKNVKSKCKEHVVDDMRENVEKMWFELTRASDEMEYHQRLKQLEDACVDSKGFIDYVNETWLTPHRHRFVEAWINQVLHLGNTTTNRVESAHWKLKQMLENSLGDLCKCWEAMNDNIKIQVGNIRASFQKSFYEVEHAHTSYFYSNLCGSVSRAALRQIAEEWLRIDMVGTDTQKCGCTHRKVFGLPCACELGRYTLSCDAIPIEAIHIHWRKLSMEGNQDIDADDGSKIDMTNAIDEIWKRWKSLDVVGKRALKSRVCEIAYPTTTKMCPPPEKIKTKGGVKKKGKRHVGYDVYRDPSGYEYVDQAHSSSQKSSKRLYSQLSQTSKNREFDKYIV; encoded by the exons gtGTGGATCCTCCTTTGATGAAATGCGATGTAACTCAAACATGTGTGGATACAACTGATGTTTTTGTAACTGGTCAAAAATTTGCTACAAGAGAAGAGGCGATAAGTTGGATTAAGGAGGTTGGAATTAGGAATAAAGTGACAGTTATAATAACTCGTTCAGATACCAAAACAAGCAAGAGAGGAAGAAGTGATAAATTAGTATTTGGTTGTGATAGACgtggaaaatacaaaaaaacagaTAGCGAAACCCAAAGTGCTAGTAAGAGATGTGGTTGTCCTTTCAAAATTAGGTCAACACCATCGAAAGATGGTTCTGGATGGAAGATCGATGTAAAATGCGGAGTACACAACCACGGCTTACCTGATAGATTTGAAGGTCATGCTTTCGTAAGTCGACTAAATACAGATGATAAGCAACATATTGTTGATTTGACAAAACGCCATGTTCCACCAAGACACATATTATTGTCATTGCAAGAGCGTGACCCGGAGAATGTCACTCGGATCacgcaaatatacaaacataagaGTAAGATACAAAAAGACATAAGGGGTCCCAGAACAGAAATGCAACAATTGCTAAAGTTAGTTGAAGAATCGGGTTATGTTTACTGGAGTAGGAAAAAGGATGAGTCagaagttgtgagagatattttctgggcTCATCCAGAATCAGTGAAGCTGTTGAATATGTTTCCTATTGTATTGATTATGGACTGcacatacaagacaaacaagtacagACAACCGTTGTTTGAAATAGTTGGTATGACATCAACTAAATTAACATTTGATGTTGCATTTGCCTATATGGATTCTGAGCAGACAGAGACTTTTTGTTGGgtattggataagttgaaacagTTGTTTATCAAGCAGGATGATTGTCCTCAGGTAATCTTGACTGATAGAGATCTTGCTTTAATGAAAGCCATTGAAACAGTATTTCCAAAGACAACTAATTTGCTTTGCCGATTTCACATCAACAAAAACGTGAAATCAAAGTGTAAGGAACATGTTGTGGATGATATGCgagaaaatgtggagaaaatgTGGTTTGAACTTACAAGGGCTAGTGATGAGATGGAGTATCATCAAAGGTTGAAACAACTTGAGGATGCATGTGTTGACTCCAAAGGTTTTATTGATTATGTGAATGAAACATGGTTGACACCTCACAGACATCGATTTGTCGAAGCATGGATCAATCAAGTGTTACATTTGGGAAACACCACAACAAATAG ggTGGAGTCTGCGCATTGGAAACTTAAGCAAATGTTAGAGAATAGCTTAGGTGATTTATGCAAATGTTGGGAGGCTATGAATGACAATATCAAGATACAAGTGGGCAACATTAGAGCTTCATTTCAGAAGAGTTTTTATGAAGTTGAGCATGCACACACTAgttatttttattcaaatttgtgTGGTTCAGTATCAAGAGCTGCATTGAGGCAGATTGCTGAAGAGTGGTTGAGGATTGACATGGTAGGTACCGATACGCAAAAGTGCGGATGTACTCATAGAAAAGTATTTGGGTTACCATGTGCTTGTGAGTTAGGGAGATATACATTGAGTTGTGATGCTATACCAATTGAGGCTATTCATATTCATTGGAGGAAACTAAGTATGGAAGGAAATCAAGATATAGATGCAGATGATGGATCAAAAATAGACATGACAAATGCAATCGACGAAATTTGGAAAAGGTGGAAGTCATTAGATGTTGTAGGAAAAAGAGCATTAAAAAGCAGAGTGTGTGAGATTGCTTATCCGACTACAACAAAGATGTGTCCACCGCctgaaaaaattaaaaccaaaggaGGGGTTAAGAAGAAAGGGAAGAGACATGTGGGATATGATGTTTATCGTGATCCTTCAGGATATGAGTATGTTGATCAAGCACATTCGAGttctcaaaaatcttcaaagagGTTATATTCACAACTATCCCAAACCTCAAAAAATAGAGAATTTGATAAATACATTGTATAA